GAAAGCAATCGCCCTGCACCAAGATACTCCGAAATTGACTATGCCATGTACTATCTGGCAGGTGGTCGGACGCCTGAAACACTGGCTCAGGCACGCGACATCGCCAACCGTATTGACCGCTGTGACGATCTCTACGGCATTGCCAAAGATTTGCCGCCGGAGGTTCTTTTCCGCGAGTCACAGGCTCCTGGTGAAATCCCGCGCGACATCGCACTTGAACTGGCAAAGATGGACGACAACGAGATTTCGACCGCTTTGACCACAGCCAACGGCCAGACATTGATCATGCTGATGCTCTGCGGCCGAACTGCAGAATTTGGCGAGGAATTGTCCCGCGATGAAGTGGCAGCGGCACTGCGCAACCAGCGTCTCGACAATTTCGCCGAAAGTTACCTGAGCCAGCTTCGAGCGCAGGCTCACATAATTGAACAATGACAGCGCCGATCGCGGTTAGCTGCGGCGAACCCGCTGGTGTTGGGCTTGAGATCATCGAAAAGGCTTGGGACGTTCTGAAAAACGATCTGAGCTTTTTTCTGATCGCCGATCCCGCGCATCTGCCGGCCAGCGTGCCATTTATCGAAATTCAGGCACCCAACGAAGCCGCAGAAGTCATGCCCGACGCGCTGCCAGTCCTGCCTCATCCCTTCTTCGGAAAACGTACGCCCGGCATCCCTGATCCTGAAAACGCCGAAGGCGTGATCGAGGCCATTTCGCGCGCTACCGATTTGGCGATGACCGGCGAAGCTTCTGCGGTCTGCACGTTGCCTATCCACAAGAAAGCCCTCAAAGACGGGGCGGACTTCCCCTACCCTGGTCATACCGAGTTTCTTGCGTATTTGGGCGAAGTGGACCGCGTGGTGATGATGCTTGCCTCCGATCAACTGCGTGTTGTGCCGGCCACGATTCACATCCCGCTAAAGGACGTGCCCGCCCACCTGACCCCTGACTTGCTGCGCGATACCATCCGCATCACTGCCGAGGGGCTTCAATCTCAGTTCGGCGTTGCCGCGCCACGCCTGGCCATCGCAGGACTTAATCCTCATGCGGGCGAAGGCGGCGCAATGGGGACAGAAGACGCTGATATCATTGCACCTGTGTTGGAAGAGATGCGCCGCGAAGGCTATGATCTTTCAGGTCCGATGCCTGCAGACACCATGTTTCACGCCCGCGCTCGCGCGGGATACGACGCTGCGATTTGTGCCTATCATGATCAAGCCCTGATACCGATCAAGACGCTGGACTTCGACCGCGGTGTGAACGTGACGCTCGGCCTACCTTTCATTCGGACATCTCCGGATCACGGCACGGCGTTTGACATCGCCGGTCAGGGTGTCGCAAACCCGACAAGCACTATCGAAGCTCTGCGTATGGCCTGGCATATGGCCCAAAGCGCTTGACGCACCGCAAAGCGCCACATACTCCCGCAACAAAGCAGACACCGCCAGCCGGAGCCCGATATGAGCGCCATTGATAACCTGCCCCCTCTGCGCAATGTGATCGCAACGCATGGCCTTTCCGCGCGCAAGGCACTCGGCCAGAACTTCCTGCTGGATTTGAACCTGACCGCAAAGATCGCACGCCGCGCAGGTGACCTTTCGGAGTGCGATGTTCTTGAAATCGGGCCCGGTCCCGGCGGGTTGACCCGCGGCCTTCTCGCCGAAGGTGCCCGCAGAGTGCTGGCGATTGAAAAAGATGAACGCTGTATGCCTGCCCTTGCCGAAATCGGCGCCGCCTACCCTGGTCAGCTTCAGGTTATCAACGGAGATGCCCTCGAAGTTGATCCGCTCAGCCATCTGACGCCGCCAATCCGCGTCGCCGCCAACTTGCCATACAACGTCGGAACCGAATTGCTGGTGCGCTGGCTTACTCCAGCCGAATGGCCTCCCTTCTGGGAAAGTCTGACTCTGATGTTCCAACGTGAAGTGGCGGAACGCATCATTGCTGCCCCCGGCTCCAAGGCCTATGGACGCCTCGCGCTTCTGGCCCAATGGCGCGCGGATGCGAAGATTGTCATGCACCTACCGCCAGAGGCGTTCTCACCGCCACCCAAAGTCCATTCCGCTGTCGTGCATCTGACCGCGTTGCCGGAACCCCGCTACCCTGCCGACGCGGCAATCCTGTCCCGTATCGTGGCCGCAGCCTTCAACCAGCGCCGCAAAATGCTGCGCGGTTCGCTGAAGGGTCAAGCGCCCGACATCGAAGACCGATTGATCTCTGCTGGCATCAAACCCACCGAACGCGCAGAACAGGTCAGCCTGGAGCAGTTCTGCGCCTTGGCACGAACTTTCGACGCGTAAATCGGTCGAACAAAAGCAAAAAAAACCCGAAGCCAAGCTCCGGGGTTTTCTATCTTAAACTCTAAAGCAAATCACTCTGCCGCCGGATTTTCCTCTGACGCCGGTGCCGCCTCCGCCGCCTCTGGCTCTGCCTTCTTACGAGGGCTGCGTTTGCGGGGTTTTTTCGGCTTGGGCTCTTCTGATGCAGTTTCCGGTGTCTCCACCAGACCGCTGTCCGCCACTTCGCCGATCACATCGGGTTGCTCCGCTTCGGACGGGTCTTCAGCCGACGCAACAGCCGCTTTCTCGCCGCTGCCATTGGCTTCGCGTTCCTGACGCTCAATGCGTTCCCGGCGCTCGCGATCCCGCTCTTGCTGGCGCTCACGGTTCTGGCGTTCCTGCTCTTCACGACGGGCTTCCTGCTCTCGCTGGGCCTCGTTCAGCATGCGCTGGTAATGCTCGGCGTGCTGCTGGAAGTTTTCCGTGGCAACACGATCATTGCTCAGCTGGCTGTCGCGGGCGAGCTGGTTGTATTTGTCGATAACTTGCTGCGGAGTACCGCGCACCTTGCCCTCTGGACCGGAGCTGTCAAACACTCGGTTGACGATATTACCTGAGGGACGGTTGCGGTTACCCTTGTTCCGCGAACGTGACTTCGAAGATCTCATTTTCTTTGCAATCCAGCCTTGGTCAATTGCTGTCGCTCATTCCGTTTCACGCCTCTTGCGCTCTAAATACCGGTGCGACGATGTCTGGCTTGATGTCCGTCGGGACCGCCCATTTTGGGCATCCACCGATCAGACGCGATATTGGTAGAACGCCACGCGGCTCGGCACAAGACTTATTCTGCATCTAAAGTGCGTGAAAATGGAAAAAGCGGCTATCTCGCAACGCTTAATGTTGTTTTTTGCCGCGAACCATTCGATTTCGGCCGTCCAAATCGTTTATGACCGTCACTTCGATCAAACCAGCTGCCTCAAATAGGTCTGCGACTTCCCGCCCCTGTTGCCAGCCAATTTCCACCATTAGCCACCCGCCTGGCTCCAGATACGACAGGACATCGGCGCAGATGGAGCGATAAGCGGCCAACCCGTCACCTTCATCAGTCAAGGCAAAACGCGGCTCATGGCGCAGTTCCGGGGCCAAAGCATCCATTTCTTCAAGAGCAATATAGGGAGGGTTTGACACGATCAGATCGAAACGCCCTTCCACCGTTTTAAACCAGTCGCTTTGCAAAAACTCCAAGCGGTCCCCGACGCCGATGGCAGCCGCATTGTCCGCCGCCACATCAAGAGCGGCTGTAGACAAATCTGTAGCAATGCCCCGTGCAGCAGGCCTTTCTGCCAGTAACGAAATCGCGATCGCACCGGTTCCAGTGCCCAGATCAAGAACCCGACAAAACGGCTCCCTCAAAGCCTCCGTCACCAGAGTTTCCGTCTCTGGTCTCGGATCCAGTGTGTCCGCGGTCACGCGAAACTCATGGACATAGAACGCGCGTCGCCCCAACAAATGCGACAAAGGCTCGCGCGACATGCGTCGCGCCACCAGCGGCAGCAATTTTTCTTGATATTCGGAGTTGACTGCCTGCCCCATCTCCAGCGTCAAACGAGACGTCGGAACGCCGGTCACATGCGCGACCAACAATCGCGCTTCCCGCGGCGCACCCTCAATTCCTGCCGCAGTCAACGATCCGGCAACCTGAGCCACCAGATCGGAAATCGTCAGGCTCACGCCTCCATCTCCGCCAACGCTGTCGCCTGGGCATCCGCCGTCAAAGCATCGATGATCTCATCAAGATCGCCCGCCATTACCTGATCAAGCTTGTAGAGTGTCAGGTTGATCCGGTGATCTGTCATCCGCCCCTGCGGAAAGTTGTAGGTGCGAATGCGTTCAGACCGGTCTCCGGAGCCAACCTGGCCTGCACGATCCGCCGCACGCTCATCGGCAATCCTCTGCCGCTCAAGGTCAAACAAGCGGGTCTTGAGCACCTGCATCGCAATTTCACGGTTGCGATGCTGCGACTTCTCGGAGCTCACCACCATGATGCCGGTGGGCAAGTGCGTAATCCGAACTGCCGAATCTGTTGTATTCACGTGCTGACCGCCAGACCCCGAAGCACGCATGGTATCGATCCTGATATCCTGCGCGTCGATCTGAATGTCGACATCTTCCGCCTCCGGCAGCACTGCCACCGTCGCCGCCGAAGTATGAATACGGCCGCCACTCTCCGTTGCGGGAACCCGTTGTACACGATGCACACCGCTTTCGAATTTCATCCGGGCAAAGACATTCTCGCCTTTTATATGCGCCACAACTTCCTTGATCCCGCCAAGCTCCGTTGCCGCTTCCTCAAGAATTTCGAGCTTCCAACCCCGCGTTTCGCAATAGCGCTGATACATCCGCAGCAAATCGCCCGCGAACAAGGCCGCTTCGTCTCCGCCCGTTCCGGGTCGAATTTCCAGAATGGCCGGCCGCGCGTCCGCCTCGTCTTTGGGCAACAGGGCGAGTTGCAGCGCATGCTCGGCCTCAGGAAGCGCTGCCCGCAAATCCGGCAACTCTTCCTCGGCCAAATCCTTCATATCCGGATCGTCCAGCATCTCTTCTGCTTCTGAGATATCGGACAACAATTTGCGATAGGTCGCAATCTGTTCCACCACCGGCTTGATTTCAGCATACTCTTTTGCGAGCGCCGCGATATCACCGCCGCCCTCTGCCATCTGCGCCTCAAGAAATTCGAACCGCAGCTTAATCTGTTCTAGTCGCTCAATAGGAACCATGCAGCTAAGTGGGACAATCCGCCGGTTTGGTCAAGGCCACGCTTTGGTGTATCCTTGCTGTATGACCCGATTGATTTCCTTCCTATGCCTGCTAGCCAGCCCCGCCCTCGCCGACGGTTTCATCAACGGCGTTCCCGTCGATTGTTATTGTACGGATCGACAAGGCCAGCGCATTGAGCTTGGAGAAACCATCTGCATGCAGGTTGATGGCCGGATGTTTATGGCCCAATGCCAGATGTCATTGAACGTTCCGATGTGGCGCGAGATTTCTCCCGGCTGCCTCAGTTCCGACCTAACCGGCGGTCAAAGCCGCAATCCAGCCATCCACACGCTGGGCATTGACGCCGAAATCCTTGCGACCAAATCGTGAGCGGCCGTAAATCGCGAGCTTTCCGTCCTGCATCCAGGCTGTCGTGAAATCCGGATAGCCGACCATTCGCGTCCGCGTCACCACAGTGATCATGCCTTCGCTCACCGAACCGGCCAGCACCTCGGTGCGCGGATCCCGCAGTGCCACCTCGGCAAAATTCGCCAAGCCATCCGGCCCAGCCTCAACAAGGCGCCGAACACTGTTTTGGCCATTGCTGTCCTTGGTGATCTCACCGGCAACATGCCAGCGGCTCGCGTCATTCGGCGCCAAACGAACATAAGCCAAAAGGCCGAAGGCCAACACGAGAACCACAAACAAAATTGTCATTACTTTCATCCCTCACACACCAATACACCGCCCCTTTACGCGGATCATGCCTGTCCTTTCATGATCTTTACGGTCCAAGAGCGACAAAACGCCAAAAAGCATTTTCTATGCACAATTCGGCGCCACCTATCACTATGTAGGCAACCTGCAAAGCACTTTGTTAATAATGTGTTAATGAATGCGCCGAGGAACAATCGGATAGCGGGCGCGCCTTGTTGGGCACGCCCGCAATAGTGGATTATTTCAGAGGTTGTGCGGTCTCAACCAGTTTGGCGAAGAACGACGCGCCAATGGGCGCGACCTCGTCATTGAAATCGAACGCCGGGTTGTGCAGGCCTGCGCCTTCACCTGCGCCGAGGAATAAATAAGAACCGGGACGCGCTTCCAACATGTAGGAGAAATCCTCAGCTCCCATTTCCATACCCTGCGCGTCATTCACAGCCCCGTCGCCTGCGATGTCTCGCGCCACATCGGCTGCAAAAGCAGTCTGACGCTCGCTGTTCACCGTCGCCGGATAGCCAATATCCAGTTCCAGTTCCGCCGACAGACCATAAGCCGCAGCCGTACCCTTGGTGATTTCCTCGAGCCGTTTGTGAATCATCGCCTGCACATCTTTGTCGAATGTGCGAATGGTGCCATTGATCATGCCAAGATCAGGGATCACGTTGTTCACAGAGCCCGCATGGATTTGCGTCACGGATACGACCGCTTCGTTGCGGGTGTCGTGGTTTCGGCTCACGATGGTCTGGATGGCATTGACCATCGCGACGGCGGCGACCACCGGATCAACCGTATCTTGTGGATAAGCCCCGTGCCCACCGGTGCCCTGAATGTTGATCGTGAACGTGTCGACCGCCGCCATGATCGGACCGGGAGTCGTGTGGAATTCCCCGAACGGCAACCCAGGCACGTTGTGTAATGCATAGACCTCATTCACATCGAAACGGTCCATTACGCCTTCCTTGACCATCACCTCGCCGCCGCCGCCTTCTTCCTCAGCAGGTTGGAACATCAGCGCGACACGTCCGGAAAACTTGCGGGTTTCCGCGAGATATTTTGCGGCGCCCAACAGCATTGTTGTATGACCGTCATGGCCACAGGCATGCATCCGTCCTGCTACTTCACTGGCGTACTCCACCCCAGACGTCTCATCCATCGGCAAAGCATCCATGTCCGCGCGTAAGCCAACAGTCGGTCCTTCCCCTTGACCGTTAATGATGGCAACCACGCCGGTCTTGGCGATTCCCTCGTGGATTTCGTCCACGCCGAAGTCCTTCAGGCGAGCAACAACAAAGGCCGCCGTTTCGTGGCATTCGAACTCCAATTCAGGATGCGCGTGCAAATGACGACGCCACCCCTTCATTTCGTCCGCATAATCGGCAATACGATTCACAACTGGCATGAGTGGACACCCTCTCTGAATAACTGTTCACTCCTACCAAAACCAAAAAGCGGAGCGCTCTGCAATGGCCGAAGACCCCTTGATCCTGAATCCCGAAGGCGGAATGCCGCGACTACTGGAAATTATGCGCCGCCTGCGCGATCCGGAAAATG
This genomic window from Shimia isoporae contains:
- the pdxA gene encoding 4-hydroxythreonine-4-phosphate dehydrogenase PdxA, whose translation is MTAPIAVSCGEPAGVGLEIIEKAWDVLKNDLSFFLIADPAHLPASVPFIEIQAPNEAAEVMPDALPVLPHPFFGKRTPGIPDPENAEGVIEAISRATDLAMTGEASAVCTLPIHKKALKDGADFPYPGHTEFLAYLGEVDRVVMMLASDQLRVVPATIHIPLKDVPAHLTPDLLRDTIRITAEGLQSQFGVAAPRLAIAGLNPHAGEGGAMGTEDADIIAPVLEEMRREGYDLSGPMPADTMFHARARAGYDAAICAYHDQALIPIKTLDFDRGVNVTLGLPFIRTSPDHGTAFDIAGQGVANPTSTIEALRMAWHMAQSA
- the rsmA gene encoding 16S rRNA (adenine(1518)-N(6)/adenine(1519)-N(6))-dimethyltransferase RsmA; this encodes MSAIDNLPPLRNVIATHGLSARKALGQNFLLDLNLTAKIARRAGDLSECDVLEIGPGPGGLTRGLLAEGARRVLAIEKDERCMPALAEIGAAYPGQLQVINGDALEVDPLSHLTPPIRVAANLPYNVGTELLVRWLTPAEWPPFWESLTLMFQREVAERIIAAPGSKAYGRLALLAQWRADAKIVMHLPPEAFSPPPKVHSAVVHLTALPEPRYPADAAILSRIVAAAFNQRRKMLRGSLKGQAPDIEDRLISAGIKPTERAEQVSLEQFCALARTFDA
- a CDS encoding DUF4167 domain-containing protein — translated: MRSSKSRSRNKGNRNRPSGNIVNRVFDSSGPEGKVRGTPQQVIDKYNQLARDSQLSNDRVATENFQQHAEHYQRMLNEAQREQEARREEQERQNRERQQERDRERRERIERQEREANGSGEKAAVASAEDPSEAEQPDVIGEVADSGLVETPETASEEPKPKKPRKRSPRKKAEPEAAEAAPASEENPAAE
- the prmC gene encoding peptide chain release factor N(5)-glutamine methyltransferase: MTISDLVAQVAGSLTAAGIEGAPREARLLVAHVTGVPTSRLTLEMGQAVNSEYQEKLLPLVARRMSREPLSHLLGRRAFYVHEFRVTADTLDPRPETETLVTEALREPFCRVLDLGTGTGAIAISLLAERPAARGIATDLSTAALDVAADNAAAIGVGDRLEFLQSDWFKTVEGRFDLIVSNPPYIALEEMDALAPELRHEPRFALTDEGDGLAAYRSICADVLSYLEPGGWLMVEIGWQQGREVADLFEAAGLIEVTVINDLDGRNRMVRGKKQH
- the prfA gene encoding peptide chain release factor 1, giving the protein MVPIERLEQIKLRFEFLEAQMAEGGGDIAALAKEYAEIKPVVEQIATYRKLLSDISEAEEMLDDPDMKDLAEEELPDLRAALPEAEHALQLALLPKDEADARPAILEIRPGTGGDEAALFAGDLLRMYQRYCETRGWKLEILEEAATELGGIKEVVAHIKGENVFARMKFESGVHRVQRVPATESGGRIHTSAATVAVLPEAEDVDIQIDAQDIRIDTMRASGSGGQHVNTTDSAVRITHLPTGIMVVSSEKSQHRNREIAMQVLKTRLFDLERQRIADERAADRAGQVGSGDRSERIRTYNFPQGRMTDHRINLTLYKLDQVMAGDLDEIIDALTADAQATALAEMEA
- a CDS encoding DUF1499 domain-containing protein; the encoded protein is MTILFVVLVLAFGLLAYVRLAPNDASRWHVAGEITKDSNGQNSVRRLVEAGPDGLANFAEVALRDPRTEVLAGSVSEGMITVVTRTRMVGYPDFTTAWMQDGKLAIYGRSRFGRKDFGVNAQRVDGWIAALTAG
- a CDS encoding M20 aminoacylase family protein, which codes for MPVVNRIADYADEMKGWRRHLHAHPELEFECHETAAFVVARLKDFGVDEIHEGIAKTGVVAIINGQGEGPTVGLRADMDALPMDETSGVEYASEVAGRMHACGHDGHTTMLLGAAKYLAETRKFSGRVALMFQPAEEEGGGGEVMVKEGVMDRFDVNEVYALHNVPGLPFGEFHTTPGPIMAAVDTFTINIQGTGGHGAYPQDTVDPVVAAVAMVNAIQTIVSRNHDTRNEAVVSVTQIHAGSVNNVIPDLGMINGTIRTFDKDVQAMIHKRLEEITKGTAAAYGLSAELELDIGYPATVNSERQTAFAADVARDIAGDGAVNDAQGMEMGAEDFSYMLEARPGSYLFLGAGEGAGLHNPAFDFNDEVAPIGASFFAKLVETAQPLK